Proteins from one Mycobacterium adipatum genomic window:
- a CDS encoding OsmC family protein, which yields MTELWVERTGVRRYTGRSTRGAEVLVGSEDVEGVFTPGELMKIALAACSGMSSDAPLRRRLGDDYATTIRVSGAADREQERYPLLAETLEVDLSGMSEDEVKRLLTVVERAIDQVCTVGRTLKSGTEVTFEVNNVG from the coding sequence ATGACGGAACTGTGGGTCGAGCGGACCGGCGTGCGCCGCTACACCGGGCGCAGCACGCGCGGCGCCGAGGTACTGGTCGGGTCAGAGGACGTCGAGGGCGTATTCACCCCGGGTGAGCTGATGAAGATCGCGCTGGCCGCGTGCAGCGGGATGAGCAGTGACGCACCGTTGCGCCGCCGCCTCGGCGACGATTACGCCACCACCATCCGGGTGTCCGGGGCGGCCGACCGCGAGCAGGAGCGCTATCCGCTGCTCGCCGAGACCCTCGAGGTCGATCTGTCCGGGATGTCCGAGGACGAGGTGAAGCGGCTGCTGACCGTCGTCGAACGCGCCATCGACCAGGTCTGCACCGTCGGGCGCACCCTGAAGTCGGGCACCGAGGTGACCTTCGAGGTGAACAACGTTGGCTGA
- the mutM gene encoding bifunctional DNA-formamidopyrimidine glycosylase/DNA-(apurinic or apyrimidinic site) lyase, translating into MPELPEVEVVRRGLAAHVLDRTITDVEVLHPRASRRHLAGSIDLAARLRGNTITGTGRRGKYLWLTMSSGDALVVHLGMSGQMLLGPVPNPSHLRITTMLDNGMTMNFVDQRTFGGWMLTDLVTIDGTELPEPVAHIARDPLDPDFNRDGVVTVLRRKHSEIKRQLLDQTVVSGIGNIYADEALWRAKINGARLASALTKRQLAEVLDAAKAVMTGALSQGGTSFDSLYVNVNGESGYFERSLEAYGRVDQACRRCGAVMQRDKFMNRSSYYCPKCQPRPRIRRVAIAD; encoded by the coding sequence ATGCCGGAACTTCCTGAGGTCGAGGTGGTGCGGCGGGGTTTGGCCGCGCACGTCCTGGACCGCACCATCACCGACGTCGAGGTACTGCATCCGCGTGCGTCTCGCCGGCACCTGGCCGGTTCGATCGACCTTGCCGCCCGGCTGCGCGGCAACACCATCACCGGCACCGGCCGGCGCGGAAAATACCTGTGGCTCACCATGTCCAGTGGTGACGCGCTCGTCGTGCACCTGGGCATGAGCGGGCAGATGCTGCTCGGGCCGGTGCCCAACCCGTCACATCTGCGCATCACCACCATGCTCGACAACGGCATGACGATGAACTTCGTCGACCAGCGGACATTCGGGGGTTGGATGCTCACCGATCTGGTGACCATCGACGGCACCGAGCTGCCCGAACCCGTCGCGCATATCGCACGTGACCCGCTGGACCCCGATTTCAACCGCGACGGCGTGGTGACGGTGTTGCGGCGCAAGCATTCCGAGATCAAGCGCCAACTGCTCGACCAGACGGTGGTCTCCGGGATCGGCAACATCTACGCCGACGAGGCGCTCTGGCGGGCCAAGATCAACGGCGCCCGGTTGGCGTCGGCGTTGACCAAGCGGCAGCTCGCCGAGGTGCTCGACGCCGCCAAAGCGGTGATGACCGGGGCGCTGAGCCAGGGCGGCACCTCCTTCGACTCGCTGTATGTCAACGTCAACGGCGAATCCGGGTACTTCGAGCGCTCGCTGGAGGCCTACGGGCGCGTCGATCAGGCGTGCCGACGGTGTGGTGCGGTGATGCAGCGAGACAAGTTCATGAACCGCTCGTCCTACTACTGCCCGAAATGCCAACCGCGGCCGCGTATTCGGCGCGTGGCTATCGCTGACTGA
- the rnc gene encoding ribonuclease III: MTAERDSLIEALGVRLPDDLLTIALTHRSYSYENGGLPTNERLEFLGDAVLGLTITEELYHRHPERPEGDLAKLRASIVNTQALADVGRKLGLGNHLLLGKGEESSGGADKSSILADGVESLLGAIYLDQGNAVAREAILRLFSDLLDTAPTLGAGLDWKSSLQELSVARGLGPPSYTVSAQGPDHDKEFTAIVIVAEREYGRGVGRTKKEAELKAAAAAWSAIDASGSDETGDAGTS, encoded by the coding sequence GTGACGGCTGAGCGCGACTCCCTGATCGAAGCGCTGGGCGTGCGGTTGCCCGATGATCTGCTCACCATCGCCCTGACGCACCGCAGTTACTCCTACGAGAACGGTGGCCTGCCCACCAACGAGCGCCTGGAGTTCCTCGGCGACGCCGTGCTGGGCCTCACCATCACCGAGGAGCTCTACCACCGCCATCCCGAGCGGCCCGAAGGTGATCTGGCCAAGCTGCGCGCCAGCATCGTCAACACCCAGGCCCTCGCCGACGTCGGGCGCAAATTGGGTCTCGGCAACCACCTGCTGCTGGGCAAGGGCGAAGAGAGCTCCGGGGGAGCCGACAAATCCAGCATCCTCGCCGACGGTGTCGAATCCCTCCTGGGCGCCATCTATCTGGATCAGGGCAACGCTGTCGCCCGGGAGGCGATCCTGCGGCTGTTCAGCGATCTGCTCGACACCGCACCGACACTCGGTGCCGGGCTGGACTGGAAGAGCAGCCTGCAGGAGCTGTCCGTCGCACGCGGGCTGGGCCCGCCGAGCTACACCGTGAGCGCGCAAGGGCCGGACCACGACAAGGAATTCACCGCGATCGTCATCGTCGCCGAACGCGAGTACGGGCGCGGTGTGGGACGCACCAAGAAAGAGGCGGAGCTGAAGGCGGCTGCCGCGGCGTGGAGCGCCATCGACGCCTCGGGCAGTGACGAGACCGGGGATGCCGGAACTTCCTGA
- a CDS encoding YceD family protein, producing the protein MAGKNPLAIDISRLGRRPGSMIEVHETVPSPSRIGLDLIRIEQGAPLELDLRIESVSEGALVTGTVSGPATGECVRCLEPVGDEVSIDITELFAYPGSTTEATTEEDEVGHVVDDRVDIEQSIVDAVGLVLPFAPLCREDCAGLCPDCGVALVDAEPGHAHDKIDPRWAKLAALKDQAGDGSDG; encoded by the coding sequence ATGGCTGGCAAAAATCCCCTCGCGATCGACATCTCGCGGCTGGGTCGTCGGCCGGGCTCGATGATCGAGGTGCACGAGACGGTGCCATCGCCGTCGCGCATCGGTCTGGACCTGATCCGCATCGAACAGGGCGCCCCGCTCGAGCTGGACCTGCGCATCGAATCGGTTTCCGAGGGCGCGCTGGTCACCGGCACCGTCAGCGGGCCCGCCACCGGCGAATGCGTGCGTTGCCTGGAGCCGGTCGGCGACGAGGTGTCCATCGACATCACCGAACTGTTCGCCTACCCGGGTAGCACCACCGAAGCGACCACCGAGGAAGACGAGGTCGGACACGTCGTCGATGACCGCGTCGACATCGAGCAGTCCATTGTCGATGCCGTCGGACTGGTGTTGCCCTTCGCGCCGTTGTGCCGTGAAGACTGTGCCGGGCTCTGCCCGGACTGCGGTGTCGCGCTGGTAGACGCCGAGCCGGGGCACGCGCACGACAAGATCGACCCGCGCTGGGCGAAGCTGGCCGCGCTGAAGGACCAAGCCGGAGACGGCAGTGACGGCTGA
- a CDS encoding LLM class flavin-dependent oxidoreductase: protein MTVKLHWFLPTYGDSRLIVGGGHGTAAGAASGDREASIDYLASIVRAAEQFGFTGALIPTGAWCEDAFVTAALLARETTALAFLVAFRPGLVSPTLSAQMAATFARHAPGRLLLNVVVGGEAHEQRAFGDHLDKDARYARADEFLEVVRRLWAGETVSLDGEYVKVEQAALAVPPNPVPPLYFGGSSAAAGPVAARHADVYLTWGEPPAAVAEKIAWIRAEAAAQGRTVRFGIRLHTISRDTAQEAWAQADKLVGALDEETVQAAQAGLARSQSEGQRRMLALHEANRADGTWSDARSLEIAPNLWSGVGLVRGGAGTALVGSHSEVADRIAEYAAIGIDEFIFSGYPHLEELFWFGEGVVPILRQRGLFNVGSTDSPTAPGVSIPFVGSTR, encoded by the coding sequence GTGACCGTGAAGTTGCACTGGTTTCTGCCCACCTACGGCGACAGCCGGTTGATTGTCGGCGGCGGGCACGGCACTGCGGCCGGTGCCGCCAGCGGTGACCGCGAGGCGTCCATCGACTACCTGGCCTCCATCGTGCGCGCCGCCGAGCAATTCGGCTTCACCGGTGCGCTCATCCCGACCGGCGCCTGGTGCGAGGACGCGTTCGTCACCGCCGCCCTGCTGGCGCGCGAGACCACCGCATTGGCGTTCCTGGTGGCGTTCCGGCCGGGGCTGGTGAGCCCGACGCTGTCGGCGCAGATGGCCGCCACCTTCGCCCGGCACGCCCCCGGACGCCTCTTGCTCAACGTCGTCGTCGGGGGTGAGGCGCACGAACAGCGCGCCTTCGGTGACCATCTGGACAAGGATGCCCGCTACGCCCGCGCCGACGAGTTCCTCGAGGTGGTGCGCCGACTGTGGGCCGGTGAGACGGTCAGCCTGGACGGCGAGTACGTCAAGGTCGAGCAGGCCGCCCTGGCGGTGCCGCCCAATCCGGTGCCACCGCTGTATTTCGGGGGCAGTTCCGCGGCCGCCGGTCCGGTCGCCGCGCGCCATGCCGATGTGTACCTCACCTGGGGTGAGCCGCCCGCTGCGGTCGCCGAGAAGATCGCCTGGATCCGCGCGGAAGCCGCCGCGCAGGGGCGCACGGTGCGCTTCGGTATCCGGCTGCACACCATCTCCCGGGACACCGCACAAGAGGCGTGGGCGCAGGCCGACAAGCTGGTCGGTGCGTTGGACGAGGAGACCGTGCAGGCCGCCCAGGCGGGTCTGGCGCGCAGCCAGTCCGAGGGCCAGCGACGGATGCTGGCGCTGCACGAAGCCAACCGGGCGGACGGAACCTGGAGTGACGCGCGCAGTTTGGAGATCGCGCCGAACCTGTGGTCCGGGGTCGGGCTGGTGCGCGGCGGGGCGGGCACCGCGCTGGTGGGCAGTCATTCCGAGGTGGCCGACCGGATCGCCGAGTACGCCGCGATCGGTATCGACGAGTTCATCTTCTCCGGCTACCCGCACCTGGAGGAACTGTTCTGGTTCGGTGAGGGCGTGGTGCCGATCCTGCGGCAGCGCGGCCTGTTCAATGTGGGATCCACGGATTCGCCGACAGCGCCCGGTGTCTCGATTCCGTTCGTCGGATCGACGCGCTAA
- a CDS encoding cupin domain-containing protein — protein sequence MTSTAAPIFQVTSGFWESLPQMSLEQYPGTEGFIDDVYANPDGVPMCSGYFELRNTDAPLDYYYAYDEMKVVLEGEFRLENPDTGQVQIARAKDAIFFPKGSRILFSTPDHALAFYVGYRSFAP from the coding sequence GTGACGAGTACGGCCGCGCCCATCTTTCAGGTGACCTCGGGTTTCTGGGAGTCCCTTCCGCAGATGTCCCTCGAGCAGTACCCGGGAACCGAGGGTTTCATCGATGATGTCTACGCCAACCCCGACGGCGTGCCCATGTGTTCGGGCTACTTCGAGCTGCGCAATACCGATGCGCCGCTTGACTATTACTACGCCTACGACGAGATGAAGGTCGTCCTCGAAGGCGAATTCCGGTTGGAGAACCCGGACACCGGCCAGGTGCAGATCGCGCGGGCCAAGGACGCGATCTTCTTTCCGAAAGGGTCGCGCATCCTGTTCTCCACCCCGGACCATGCGCTGGCGTTCTACGTCGGCTACCGGTCGTTCGCCCCCTGA
- a CDS encoding DUF1989 domain-containing protein, protein MIERFRVAPGAVVAVTVTGGDRFEVIDRYGRQPVEMTVLAADPRAVCPSAPDSPATVLRSLVAGPDENGYAAGRILALLSRHVDQDRARATRLFDTDSAAGSRLGFAVDGDAVVLIAAPADPMDISVDEPNPPSEVMVDVHRARPMPVGQRELPAPLAEPLWDMRIDACTASSYEIRAGQFVQIIDVQGRQCSDFLAFDARGLVAGREYGLDATTTRTIGGGAYPQPGLFGKFFDGRAQPLVEVVRDTVGRHDTFALACTAKYYADFGYPGHVNCTDNFNATLSRFGVSARTGWPALNLFYNTAFDAAHQLTSDEPWSRPGDYVMLRACTDLVCASSACPDDIDPANGWTPTDIHIRVYDSTRRFSVAVGHRLTPDSEPVLTKPTAFAARTGALTSNFTEYQGYWLPNSFDSHGPQQEYWACRERVAVMDLSALRKFEVTGPDAEALLQATLTRDIRRLSRGQVVYSAMCTESGGVIDDCTVLRLSDTNFRFIGGDPHDGLWLRTQAERLGLHQVWIKDSTDQMHNIAVQGPASRDVLAGLIWSAPTQPDLGDLGWFRFLIGRLGGPDGIALLVSRTGYSGELGYELWVHPRDAETLWDAVWLAGEPHGLVPLGMEALEMLRVESGLIAAGHEFDDQIDPFEAGIGFTVPLKSKSDDFVGRAALVERKAHPQRALVGLRLDGNETAAHGDGVHIGRVQVGVITSGVRSPILGTSIALCRMAIQHTEPGTRVEIGKLDGYRKRIGATVTTFPFYDPDKTRPRS, encoded by the coding sequence ATGATCGAACGATTTCGGGTGGCACCCGGCGCGGTCGTCGCGGTGACGGTCACCGGTGGCGACCGCTTCGAGGTGATCGACCGGTACGGGCGTCAACCCGTGGAGATGACGGTGCTCGCCGCCGATCCCCGGGCCGTCTGTCCATCGGCACCGGACTCCCCCGCCACCGTGCTGCGCAGCCTGGTGGCCGGACCGGATGAGAACGGCTACGCCGCCGGGCGCATCCTGGCGCTGCTGTCCCGCCACGTCGACCAGGACCGGGCCCGGGCCACCCGGTTGTTCGACACCGACTCCGCAGCTGGTTCCCGGCTCGGCTTCGCCGTCGACGGCGATGCGGTGGTGCTGATCGCCGCGCCCGCTGACCCGATGGACATTTCGGTCGACGAACCGAATCCGCCGTCGGAGGTGATGGTCGACGTGCACCGGGCCCGCCCGATGCCTGTCGGGCAACGGGAGCTGCCCGCACCGCTGGCCGAACCCCTATGGGACATGCGCATCGATGCCTGCACCGCGTCGTCCTATGAGATCCGGGCCGGGCAGTTCGTCCAGATCATCGATGTGCAGGGCCGGCAGTGTTCCGATTTCCTGGCCTTCGATGCCCGCGGTCTCGTCGCCGGCCGCGAGTACGGTCTGGACGCCACCACCACCCGCACCATCGGCGGCGGCGCGTACCCACAGCCCGGGCTGTTCGGCAAGTTCTTCGACGGCCGGGCACAGCCCCTCGTCGAGGTGGTCCGCGACACCGTGGGCAGGCACGACACCTTCGCGCTGGCCTGCACCGCCAAGTACTACGCCGATTTCGGATACCCCGGGCATGTCAACTGCACCGACAACTTCAATGCCACGCTGTCGCGGTTCGGGGTGTCCGCCCGCACCGGCTGGCCGGCGCTGAACCTGTTCTACAACACGGCCTTCGACGCCGCGCATCAGCTGACGTCCGATGAGCCGTGGTCGCGGCCCGGCGATTACGTGATGCTGCGGGCCTGCACCGACCTGGTGTGCGCATCGTCGGCCTGCCCGGACGATATCGACCCCGCCAACGGCTGGACACCCACCGACATCCACATCCGCGTCTACGACTCCACCAGGAGGTTCTCTGTGGCGGTGGGACACCGACTGACCCCGGACTCCGAACCCGTGCTGACCAAGCCCACCGCATTCGCGGCCAGGACCGGTGCACTGACCTCCAATTTCACCGAGTACCAGGGCTACTGGCTGCCCAACAGCTTTGACAGTCACGGACCGCAGCAGGAGTACTGGGCGTGTCGGGAACGTGTCGCGGTGATGGATCTTTCGGCGCTGCGCAAGTTCGAGGTCACCGGCCCCGACGCCGAAGCCCTGCTGCAGGCCACGTTGACCCGCGATATCCGGCGGCTGTCCCGCGGGCAGGTGGTGTACTCGGCGATGTGCACCGAGTCCGGCGGTGTCATCGACGACTGCACGGTGCTGCGGCTGAGCGACACCAATTTTCGGTTCATCGGCGGTGACCCGCACGACGGACTCTGGTTACGCACCCAGGCCGAACGGCTCGGGTTGCACCAGGTATGGATCAAGGACTCCACCGACCAGATGCACAACATCGCCGTGCAGGGGCCGGCCAGTCGTGACGTGCTTGCCGGGTTGATCTGGTCTGCGCCGACCCAGCCCGACCTGGGTGACCTGGGATGGTTCCGGTTCCTGATCGGCCGCCTCGGGGGTCCCGACGGGATTGCGCTGTTGGTGTCGCGCACCGGGTACTCCGGGGAACTCGGCTATGAGCTGTGGGTGCACCCCCGTGACGCCGAAACCCTCTGGGACGCCGTGTGGCTGGCCGGTGAGCCGCACGGCCTGGTGCCGTTGGGGATGGAGGCGCTGGAGATGCTGCGCGTCGAGTCGGGCCTGATCGCGGCGGGTCACGAGTTCGACGATCAGATCGACCCGTTCGAAGCCGGTATCGGGTTCACCGTCCCGCTGAAGTCCAAGTCCGACGATTTCGTCGGCCGCGCGGCACTTGTCGAACGCAAGGCGCACCCGCAGCGGGCGCTGGTCGGCCTTCGGCTCGACGGCAACGAGACCGCCGCGCACGGAGACGGTGTGCACATCGGTCGCGTCCAGGTCGGCGTGATTACCAGCGGTGTGCGCTCACCGATTCTGGGCACCAGCATCGCGTTGTGCCGCATGGCCATCCAACACACCGAGCCCGGCACCCGGGTGGAGATCGGCAAGCTCGACGGATACCGCAAGCGCATCGGCGCCACCGTGACGACCTTCCCCTTCTACGACCCCGACAAGACCCGCCCTCGATCATGA
- a CDS encoding flavin-containing monooxygenase produces MTRTAVIGAGPCGLAQLHAFEQARQGGVDIGEVVCFEKQSDWGGLWNYTWRTGLDAHGDPVHGSMYRYLWSNGPKECLEFADYSFDEHFGGPIPSFPPREVLYDYIVGRAKKSNVRQFIQFDTAVREISYEADTFSVTVESWENGPGVLRTETFDHVIVATGHFSMPYVPEYPGFESFPGRILHSHDFRDAVEFAGKNLLILGSSYSAEDIALQSLKYGAASITIAYRNAPMGFGWPEGITEVPALRHLEGRTAHFADGTRRDVDAIILCTGYQHHFPFIDPDLRLVTANNLYPAGLYKGVVSTANPKLLYLGMQDQYYTFNMFDAQAFVARDVVLGRLPLPTAEAMADDVDAWLTMYAAVDTVMEQIDFQTAYVRDLMALTDYPAFDLDMVRRHFVTWEHDKDESITGYRDKSFASPCTGTVGPIPSSTWWEELDDSLARFLAR; encoded by the coding sequence ATGACCAGAACCGCCGTGATCGGCGCCGGCCCCTGCGGGCTGGCCCAGTTGCACGCCTTCGAGCAGGCCCGCCAGGGCGGCGTCGACATCGGCGAGGTGGTGTGCTTCGAGAAGCAGAGCGACTGGGGCGGGCTGTGGAACTACACCTGGCGCACGGGGTTGGACGCCCACGGAGATCCTGTGCACGGCAGCATGTATCGCTACCTGTGGTCCAACGGTCCCAAGGAGTGCCTGGAGTTCGCCGACTACAGCTTCGATGAGCACTTCGGCGGGCCGATCCCGTCGTTCCCGCCACGCGAGGTGCTCTACGACTACATCGTCGGGCGGGCCAAGAAGAGCAATGTGCGCCAGTTCATCCAATTCGACACCGCCGTGCGCGAGATCAGCTATGAGGCGGACACGTTCAGTGTCACGGTCGAATCATGGGAGAACGGCCCCGGCGTGCTGCGCACCGAGACCTTCGACCACGTGATCGTCGCGACCGGACACTTCTCGATGCCCTACGTGCCGGAGTATCCCGGGTTCGAATCCTTCCCGGGCCGCATCCTGCACTCGCACGACTTCCGGGATGCCGTCGAGTTCGCCGGGAAGAACCTGCTGATCCTGGGCAGCAGCTATTCGGCCGAAGACATTGCGCTGCAGTCCCTGAAGTACGGCGCCGCGTCCATCACGATCGCCTACCGCAACGCGCCGATGGGTTTCGGCTGGCCCGAGGGCATCACCGAGGTTCCTGCGCTGCGGCATCTCGAGGGTCGGACCGCGCACTTCGCCGACGGCACCCGTCGCGATGTCGACGCGATCATCCTGTGCACCGGATACCAGCACCACTTCCCGTTCATCGACCCCGATCTGCGACTGGTGACCGCGAACAATCTGTATCCGGCCGGGCTGTACAAGGGCGTGGTGTCCACGGCCAACCCGAAGCTGCTGTACCTGGGCATGCAGGACCAGTACTACACCTTCAACATGTTCGACGCGCAGGCGTTCGTCGCGCGTGACGTCGTGCTGGGCCGGTTGCCGCTGCCCACCGCCGAGGCGATGGCCGATGATGTCGACGCGTGGCTGACCATGTATGCCGCCGTCGACACCGTCATGGAGCAGATCGATTTCCAGACCGCCTACGTGCGGGATCTGATGGCGCTCACCGACTACCCGGCGTTCGATCTCGACATGGTGCGCAGGCACTTCGTCACCTGGGAGCACGACAAGGACGAGAGCATCACCGGCTACCGCGACAAGTCGTTCGCCTCGCCGTGTACCGGAACGGTCGGGCCGATACCCAGTTCCACCTGGTGGGAGGAACTCGACGACAGCCTGGCGCGGTTCCTCGCTCGATAG